The sequence ACTATAGCACCATTACTCTTCTTATGCTCATTCTCTCACACTTCATATTCAGATACATCTATCTTGCAGCCCATATCCTCTAATTACATCTCCCTCTTCACTTCTCTTCCAAAATCTTTCCCCTTGGAAAGCAACACAAGTCATCACTATAACTTCTCTAGTTGCTATAATCTCATATCTTTACTATCTTTAACCTCCACATCTCTCATACTTTCATGTATCTTACAAATTACAAATACTACATCCCGCAAAACATCTATATCTTTTACCATCTCTATACTTCTCAAGAGATATCAAAAACTCAtactaaaagcccttctcatggaaggcatgaACTTCTAATACTAAAACCCTTCTCCTAAAAGGCACAAATACTTCTTACAAAatcccttctcatggaaggcacaAATCTATCTTACAAAAGCCCTTCCCATGGAAGGCTATTCACAGCTTCACAATAACTAAAAGCGCATTATCAATGGGAAattcatttaagtgcatgataaaggGGACAAACTTAACCAGTCTCTACACACAACTggacatactctctctccctccagttgcaccaatttttccccttcaatcttAAAGTTATCATGGCAAACTGCCTCTCCACTATTGGAGTCATTCTGTTGGAATACTATCAACTAATTGACACTATACAGCTGGAGCTAcaaaccatacaaagataagCCACTATGTTTCCATATCTCTAAATCTACATTATTGAATACATGATTACTTtacctttaaataaataaataaaaaatgtaggcaataaaaaagaaagatctTTATATTACTTCAATGGTTTTGAGTCAAAAGCTCGTACTATAAAAACtgtctattttcttttattggttAAATTATACCGCATTATGAACAATCGAAGTAAATGTTGTAGTGCACTGTAAGTGCTTGACCCAAAGATTTTTATGCTTTGGCATGATTTTCTTGGACGTCCGAGTCAATAAGGATGCATAGAATCATTGAGAACTCTTATGGACACCCCATAAAGAACCAAAAGATTCTTTTAATAAGTGATTATTTGTGTAGTGCATGTTCTCAAGGTAAACTAATTATCAAACCATCACAATAAAAGATAGTTGCTGAATCTTCATCTTTCTTAGAAATAATTCAAGGTAATATTTGTGGACCAATACACTCACCTTGTGGGCCATTAAGATATTTTATGGTGTTAATAGATACATTAACAGCGGGACATAATAAACAAAAAGTTTGTGCaatttcaaatattaattattatattttcaagAGCTTTGTTTTACCTTTTCTTTAGGCTTGACTCTAAGTCATCAAACAAAATGTTGCAGCAACTCCTATCAAGCATGTTTCTCTTTGTGTTTCTCTGTACCTCTAATGACAGCTATTAACATGCCTTTTATATGCTCTGGAACCCTAATACACGAATCCTTAGGAAGCCTTGTCATCATGGACCAAAAACGGAACTTGGAATTGAATTTACTTGAGGCTCAATAGATCGAGAGTTGTCAAGCAAGTATCGAGGTTCATTAAATGTCGATAAATCGACATGTATCGGTATCTGCAGTTCGTTGAGTGTTCTTGAATCTTTAATATTACCACTTTTTTTAAGATCTTCTTCAACACACTAGAAACTAAGACTCAAATACatgaaaaatgtgttttgtttcaGGATATGCCAATTTACATATATGACCCATACAATTGGAACAAGAAAATCAAGTTCAGAATAGGTGAAGACTCAATATTGCAAAAAAGATAAAGCTAGAAGACTACATTATCACAATAAGCTCGACAGGTCAAAATCCACTTACTTCGACTAGTCAAACTACAAGTCTCGACAGATTAAGACTCAGACGGAATTGAATCTCAACTGTTTGGTCTAGGGTTTTGATGGATcccaattatatataaatacaaccCCAAGCACATTTTTGAATACATAATAGGTTAGTGTTTTGTACATAGATCTAGAGTTTTTCCAAACCCTTTTGAAGTTATAACTAAAGACTACGTGCAAACATCAGATCCAGTTATAAAGCAAAGTTGCTACAATTAGTTAACCACAGTTGTTGATCAAATTTTTGAACAAAGTTCTCGGAGTCATGAATAGGAGAATTCGTGTGTAACAACAAATAATAGAAGAGTTTGTGGATTCAGAGCTATGTGCGGTCACGTCTATAAGTACTATATAAGGTAGCAGTAGATTTGAAGCTAagtctattgtacaaacttcaattctattAATGGATATGTTGCCTTGAGTATTGTTTAGGTGAAATCCCCTCTAgggtttttagtgtaaaaaataatttcattagttttcttAGGTCATCATTTCTGGTGTCTATAAGATTTGTACTTGTTAGATatgttaataaatttaatcaagagcataagtaattaattaattggtcAAAAGTTGATTAATTTTATGACAACTAGGGCCTAAAACCCAAGGGCGGAACACTATTATAGGGTGAGGGGGTCATCCCCCCccccaattttgatttttttaatatatataattattttaatgttttcaaaatttagtatACAAAAATTAATGTTGGCCCctccaaatatttgaattaattcaatgatgctcttaaaaaaataattagtctTATAGTTATAGAGATATAACTTTGTTTTTCACAATTctagttttttattataaaatatgctcttatatttgttaaatatttgaaaaagtttggcaccaaacatgtttaaatctatttttttcaaCCTGTTATGTGGCGATTAAAAAGTtactaactcattaaaaaaaatcttatcacTAAAACTAAGCATGAAATGTCTTTTTAGTTGCCAAATGATGGGTTAGAGTAAGATAGCTTCAAATTTGTTTGTTGCTTAACTTAttcctccaagttttggatcattcatatttttgaaaatttcattagtttagTTGAAAGATTTTTTTACAAGTTGATGatttgtattgaaaatgaaactctttaaaaatttcaccatgaaaatggtaaaaatgaattttattttctgaaagATCGccatcaaatataattttgattgaaaatactaagtttttttttttttttttttttttggcggggtgtgtgcatatatataacttatcaaataaaaaagtgtgtatatatatgtgtatgggAGTTGTCTTGATATATATTAGTGCCACAACTTGACCcttccaaacaaaaatttttggcTCCGTCCCTACTAAAACCCAAGCTAGTTGTCTATCACTtactttaaaaaagaatatatatacacTACAACAAACTTGACTTGTTTCAACCCACTTTTCTCAAGGGTTGACTAAAAGGGGCCGAAACCATCACTAAAAATTGAGGCGCGGGGTTAAGTTTGATTAGCTTTATTCCGAAGGTCATTAAAATCCTTGAAAGAAACCTATACAACCCTCggaataatttattaaaattaggCAGGCTAGATTTTACACTCCAGCGCTAATTTTAGCtccaaatttaaacatttttcaaCGCATCCTAGCATAACCTTTGATAGAAGATATCTCAAAGTTTCCAACTCTTGAAATAAAgtccaaaattaaaatacaaaaggGAAAGCTCATTTTTGTTCAGGCTCCACAATCAGAAAATTCTCTCAAAATCGGAGCTCATCTcaaaaaattctctcaaaattGATCTGAGCTCATCTCAGGAAACTCAAAGATCGGAGCTCATCTCATCTCTGACGGGTTGATTTGCGATGGTCAACTATCTCATCTCCGACGACAAGCAAGCCGTTGATTAACTGAGCACTCTTCGCCACCCCATTTTCCAATTACAGGTCTgtctttctctgtttttttcccgagaaattatgaaaattacatAGTAGAACCATCCATACAATTTTTGGtattctctctcattctctctctctatcgGTAGAtatttctcttcctcttcatctaGAATGTATGATCTTGAGAAGCGACTCCAAGAATTTGAACAAAAACGCTTAGAATCTGAACACAAACGAATAGAGGCTGAGGCAGAgttgaaagaagaaaagcacCTCAAAAGCATAGTCGAACAACAAGCTATTCAAATGGCTGAACAAAGAAGACATTTTGAGGAACAACAAGCTAGTCAAATGGCAGAACAAAGAGCACATTATGACAATATGATGATGCAAATGTTGAGTTATATCACCTCGCAATCGGCCCAATCTAGTAGTGATCACTTAGGTATGAAAATCAACTCAAGCTAGTCACTATATCTAAGCAAAGATTAAACTTAAATTTGGATCATATGTTTTAAACTCTGGAACTTTGGTTTCTTCAATTTGGACCAGATGTTATAAACTCTGTAACTTTGGTTTCTTCTTTGATgctttttttataagtaaaatgaAAAGTTTCTTCTTTGATGCTGTGTTAAAACCTTGCATATGAGACTTATGTTCTTGCTCAcaatgttatttaattattgtcaTGGTTGTTCACATCTGTTAATCTTGTGTTCCAAGTTTAAGGGCTATTCAtttgtgtgtgtctgtgtgtatTAATAAATGCATGTATGTATGTGCTTGTTTCGATTTGCAGCAAACTTTGTCAGCTTATGTTGCAATAAAGGGTTGACATGATACTAGTTTTTGTTGCCAAATTGAGTCCCTGAATTATTGCATGCTAGTGCCTTCTGTTCTAGGCAATGGTTAAGTGGAAACATTTTGCATGGATTTAAAGTTAATATCGGTTTTAATACTCattaattactaaattttcATGTGGGATGGTTATTCTTTTCAATATTACCTATGGATTTAAAGTTAATATCTGTTATTCTCTTATTGCAGACAAGGAAGTTTTGCTGCTGCATACAAAAGTTGACCTTGTAGTAACTCTTGGTGTGGATGGAACGGCCCTTTGGGTATGTGCATTTACTTTGATTTtagcaattatttttaaatcagaatgtattataacattaaaatattattttagagtACTTACATTACATTTGCACTTTATCTTGTTTCATCCTAGAAAAGCTAAATCGGATTTAAGTCTGTTTTGAGAACAAACAAagaagttttcttctttttggtgaATGACGTTTCTTTTTCAGAAACTTGCTGGGAAATTAACCAACTTTTGGtatcattctctctttttcagaaACTTGAGGGCACCCATAATGGCTATACATCAATATCATAGTATatcatctcaacaattgtgaatttttgtgtgtgtatatatatatatatatatatatatatttatatttttgtgcatgattgtggttttttttttttttttttaaataaaataaaatcttattttgagggtcaagagaccccttaaataaccttat is a genomic window of Quercus lobata isolate SW786 chromosome 2, ValleyOak3.0 Primary Assembly, whole genome shotgun sequence containing:
- the LOC115975786 gene encoding uncharacterized protein LOC115975786, translating into MYDLEKRLQEFEQKRLESEHKRIEAEAELKEEKHLKSIVEQQAIQMAEQRRHFEEQQASQMAEQRAHYDNMMMQMLSYITSQSAQSSSDHLDKEVLLLHTKVDLVVTLGVDGTALWNEWIQMI